The following are from one region of the Microbacterium paraoxydans genome:
- a CDS encoding dihydrofolate reductase family protein, producing the protein MRPLRYAINVTLDGCCHHEAGLPPDEESMRFWTAELQRADAVLYGRVTYDMMRAAWRRPESGVWPDWMEEWETPFAETIDRLPKHVVSATLDAVDWNADLVRGDLSERVRGLKDQPGKGLSVGGVALPAALADLGLIDEYLFVVHPVVAGHGPRLLDGVHERLRLELVERREFRSGAVAQRYRPVALLSA; encoded by the coding sequence ATGAGGCCGCTGCGGTACGCGATCAACGTGACGCTCGACGGCTGCTGCCATCACGAAGCGGGACTCCCGCCCGACGAGGAGTCGATGCGCTTCTGGACCGCGGAGCTGCAGCGCGCCGACGCCGTGCTCTACGGCCGGGTGACGTACGACATGATGCGGGCCGCGTGGCGGCGTCCGGAATCCGGGGTCTGGCCGGACTGGATGGAGGAGTGGGAGACGCCCTTCGCCGAGACCATCGATCGCCTGCCGAAGCACGTGGTGTCGGCGACGCTCGATGCCGTCGACTGGAACGCGGACCTCGTGCGCGGCGATCTCTCGGAGAGGGTCCGGGGGCTGAAGGATCAGCCGGGGAAGGGCCTGTCGGTCGGCGGAGTGGCGCTGCCCGCGGCGCTCGCCGACCTCGGGTTGATCGACGAGTACCTGTTCGTCGTCCATCCGGTCGTCGCCGGGCATGGTCCCCGGCTGCTCGACGGCGTGCACGAACGTCTCCGGCTCGAACTCGTGGAGCGGCGGGAGTTCCGCTCCGGCGCCGTCGCGCAGCGGTACCGTCCGGTGGCACTGCTCTCCGCATAG
- a CDS encoding DUF1684 domain-containing protein: MTNAQTAVEVVDWRRRVFALYEAVRRADSPEEAHELWRIERDELVLRHPATPLLPEDRALFEGLPIASYDPAWRFELPILDTDPATFEFATGTDGIVPFERVGVVEIPDVGSLDVWRLASYGGGLFVPVRDASAGKSGGTYGGGRYLIDTIKGADLGADPRRGTLVLDFNFAYNPSCAYDPAWACPLAPPGNVLTVPIPVGELR; the protein is encoded by the coding sequence ATGACGAATGCGCAGACGGCCGTCGAGGTCGTCGACTGGCGGCGGCGGGTGTTCGCCCTGTACGAAGCGGTGCGACGGGCCGACTCCCCGGAGGAGGCGCACGAGCTGTGGCGGATCGAGCGCGACGAGCTGGTGCTGCGGCACCCGGCGACGCCCCTCCTTCCGGAGGACAGGGCACTGTTCGAGGGACTCCCGATCGCCTCGTACGACCCCGCCTGGCGGTTCGAGCTCCCGATCCTCGACACGGATCCGGCCACGTTCGAGTTCGCGACGGGGACGGACGGCATCGTGCCGTTCGAGCGCGTCGGCGTCGTGGAGATCCCTGACGTCGGGTCTCTCGACGTGTGGCGGCTCGCCTCCTACGGTGGCGGCCTGTTCGTGCCGGTGCGCGATGCCTCCGCCGGGAAGAGCGGGGGCACGTACGGCGGCGGACGGTATCTCATCGACACGATCAAGGGGGCCGACCTCGGGGCCGACCCGCGCCGTGGCACGCTCGTGCTCGACTTCAACTTCGCGTACAACCCATCCTGCGCCTACGACCCGGCGTGGGCGTGCCCGCTGGCGCCACCCGGCAACGTGCTGACGGTGCCGATCCCGGTCGGAGAGCTCCGATGA